Genomic segment of Syntrophales bacterium:
AGAGCAGACTTGATATGGTTATCAAATCTATCATATACATTTAAGATGATTTGTTCTGCCTCCCGGTTCCTTTAGACATCTTGTAAAAATAGATTAACAGCTATTGCCAATTCCTGGCATATAACCGCTTAATGTATATTATAGGTTTGACTTGCCAGGCGGGGTCTCCCGGAAAGGCGGAGAGAAAAAGCCACTTTTCTGTTCAGCTCAGGGGAATAATGCCGCGTAAAGAAGAACAGGTTGTGATATGATTAAAAAAGTGGCCGAAGATACCGTTACACATGGAAGGACGACGCACATGAAATTTGATCTATTCAAGCCCCTGAGACCTTTTATAAACTTAATTTCAGGAAAGAAAGAGCAACAACACACAGCAGAGAAGGAAAAAACACACTCAGTCGAGAAAAAAAAGGAAAGCTCAACGGAAACAAAAAGGAAAGCTCCGGCAGAGAAAAAGAAGGAATGCATGAAGTTCCGTGAACTTGGACTTCCCCCAAACATCCTCAGAGCAATTGAGAATATGGGGTATGAGGAGATGACCCCTGTTCAGGAGGCTACCTATCCTGTCATCATGTCCGGAAGGGATCTCTGCGCCGTCGCGGAAACGGGATCAGGCAAGACGTCTGCCTGCGCAATCCCGCTTATTCAGAAAATCGATACCGCGAAGAACGCCATACAGGGCCTGATAATTGTCCCGACCCGTGAATTATGCATTCAGTATGTGGATGAGATCGGAAAGACTGCGGAAGGGAGTGATGTGGTCCCATTCGCCGTTTTCGGCGGGTTCAGCAAGGAGATTCAGATCGCCAAGATAAAACACGGGGCACATATTATCGTTGCGACGCCAGGGCGACTCATCGATCTTTTGTATGACTCAGTTATCAGTCTGTCGAACGTGAAATGTGTCATCCTCGATGAAGCGGACGAACTTTTACAGGAAGGGTTTCTCGAGGACATTGAGTTTATCATGTCCTGTATGATCAATAAACATCAGACGCTCCTCTTCGCCGCGACGATGGATGACGACATCACAAAGCTATCTCATGATTATCTGAAGGATCCCCAATACATCTCTCTTATCAAAAAGCGGGCGGCGCCGGTAAGTATCGAGCACTATTTCACCTATCTCCACCCGAATCGTAAGGGAGCGGAACTCACAAAATATCTTGAGGGAGAAGGTGTCAGCCAGGCGATCATCTTCTGTAACGCCCGCCACAAAGTTGACAAGCTATTCCGCGATATGCGGAAGCACTATAAAGGCATTGAGTATATACATGCCGGGCTCAGTCAGGACAAGCGTTCTTCCATATTCAGGCAGTTCAAAACAAATAAGCTACGCTATCTCATTGCCACAGATGTCGCCGGGAGAGGGCTTGATTTTACACATGTATCCCATGTGGTAAACTGGGATTTGCCAGGCAATGGGACACAGTATACTCATCGTACCGGGCGTTCCGGGCGGATGGGGAAAAGGGGCCGGGCCTTTACCCTTGTGATCAAGAGTGACCTTCCAAAGCTTCGTGAAATTATCCGCACGAAGAAGATTACCCCCCACTGGATCGGGAAAAATCCGTTTCAGGGAAACGACACGCTCCAGAAAGAAAACCCTAAAAAGAGAAAAATGCACTATCGGCCCAGCACCGTAAAAAAAGGGAAAGATAGCGGGGCAGACAAGAGGTAAAAGGGGTCACTCCGAAAGTAGAAGAAAGTAAAAGGCGACAAGAAGGGGCAGAAGACGGACAGGGGTATTTTTTGTATTCATTATCCCCTTGTCAAAGGCGCCCGCCCCGGGGTCAGCCCTTGACTGGGGACAAAGAAAATGATTGAGAGAGTCAATTGTGTCCCATGTCAAGGGCTGACCCTAATATCCTCCTAATATCCTCCTAATATCCTCTAATATCCTAATATCACTACTATCACTAATATCACTCTAATATCAATGGCCAATTTTCGGTGTACTTCCGCCTTCAGTGGGCCAACGACTTAATAAGCGGCG
This window contains:
- a CDS encoding DEAD/DEAH box helicase, which produces MIKKVAEDTVTHGRTTHMKFDLFKPLRPFINLISGKKEQQHTAEKEKTHSVEKKKESSTETKRKAPAEKKKECMKFRELGLPPNILRAIENMGYEEMTPVQEATYPVIMSGRDLCAVAETGSGKTSACAIPLIQKIDTAKNAIQGLIIVPTRELCIQYVDEIGKTAEGSDVVPFAVFGGFSKEIQIAKIKHGAHIIVATPGRLIDLLYDSVISLSNVKCVILDEADELLQEGFLEDIEFIMSCMINKHQTLLFAATMDDDITKLSHDYLKDPQYISLIKKRAAPVSIEHYFTYLHPNRKGAELTKYLEGEGVSQAIIFCNARHKVDKLFRDMRKHYKGIEYIHAGLSQDKRSSIFRQFKTNKLRYLIATDVAGRGLDFTHVSHVVNWDLPGNGTQYTHRTGRSGRMGKRGRAFTLVIKSDLPKLREIIRTKKITPHWIGKNPFQGNDTLQKENPKKRKMHYRPSTVKKGKDSGADKR